In Deltaproteobacteria bacterium, the following proteins share a genomic window:
- a CDS encoding transcriptional repressor, producing MTTKKEQERKILQERGLRVTAPRLAVLRVLKSAKSPLSHSEVLECLAKTDWDPATVYRNLVKLRDTGIAIVVSRADGIDRYALALTDGDNHRHPHFVCDDCSHVSCLPDDLARSLSTKGRWAASVRNATIQLRGKCPDCI from the coding sequence GTGACTACTAAAAAAGAACAAGAGCGGAAAATTCTTCAAGAAAGAGGACTTAGGGTAACCGCGCCACGGCTGGCGGTGCTTCGGGTCCTGAAGTCTGCCAAAAGCCCTCTTTCTCATTCCGAGGTACTCGAGTGCCTTGCAAAGACCGATTGGGACCCGGCCACGGTCTACCGAAACCTCGTCAAACTGCGGGACACCGGTATCGCTATAGTGGTGAGCCGCGCTGATGGCATTGACCGATATGCTCTTGCCCTAACAGATGGTGACAACCATCGTCATCCCCACTTCGTCTGCGATGATTGTAGCCACGTTTCGTGCTTGCCAGACGACCTCGCCCGGTCCCTATCCACCAAGGGACGGTGGGCTGCTTCAGTCCGTAACGCGACCATTCAGCTCCGCGGGAAATGCCCCGACTGCATTTAA